In one Shinella zoogloeoides genomic region, the following are encoded:
- a CDS encoding phage major capsid protein: protein MTQTQKTAPEIKAVPETMTAAFEDFMETFEAFKENNDRRLGEIEQKMTADVVTRDKVDRINRAMDEHKRVLDGLALKKARPALGGGGEGSLEAAEHKAAFSAYMRRGDESALRALEGKAMSIGSAADGGYLVPPETDTEIGRRLSAASPIRALATVRQVSGAVLKKPFATSGMACGWVAETASRPQTNTAQLAELSFPTMELYAMPAATAALLDDAAVDVESWIASEVDIVFGEQEGTAFVSGDGTNKPKGFLSYTNVADASWSWGNIGYVATGAAGAFKASGPSDTLIDTIYALKAGHRQNASFVMNRKTQAAIRKFKDADGNYLWRPPATPGQPASLMGFAIAEAEDMPDVAADSFSIAFGDFRAGYLVVDRTGVRVLRDPYSAKPYVLFYTTKRVGGGVQNFEAIKLVKFAAS from the coding sequence ATGACGCAGACGCAGAAGACCGCGCCGGAAATCAAGGCGGTGCCGGAAACGATGACCGCCGCCTTCGAAGACTTCATGGAGACCTTCGAAGCCTTCAAGGAAAACAACGACCGCCGGCTCGGCGAGATCGAGCAGAAGATGACCGCCGACGTGGTGACGCGCGACAAGGTTGACCGCATCAACCGCGCCATGGACGAGCACAAGCGCGTGCTGGACGGGCTGGCGCTGAAGAAGGCGCGACCGGCGCTCGGCGGCGGCGGCGAGGGCAGCCTCGAGGCGGCCGAGCACAAGGCGGCCTTCTCGGCCTATATGCGCCGGGGCGACGAAAGCGCCCTGCGCGCGCTGGAGGGCAAGGCCATGTCGATCGGCTCGGCGGCCGACGGCGGCTATCTCGTGCCGCCGGAGACGGACACGGAGATCGGCCGCCGGCTTTCCGCCGCCTCGCCGATCCGGGCGCTCGCCACCGTGCGGCAGGTCTCCGGCGCGGTGCTGAAGAAGCCGTTCGCGACCAGCGGCATGGCCTGCGGCTGGGTGGCGGAGACGGCCTCGCGGCCGCAGACCAACACCGCGCAGCTCGCCGAGCTCTCCTTCCCGACCATGGAGCTCTATGCGATGCCGGCGGCGACGGCCGCGCTGCTCGACGACGCGGCGGTGGACGTGGAAAGCTGGATCGCCTCGGAGGTCGACATCGTCTTCGGCGAGCAGGAGGGCACGGCCTTCGTCTCCGGCGACGGCACCAACAAGCCGAAGGGTTTCCTCAGCTATACCAATGTGGCGGATGCCAGCTGGAGCTGGGGCAATATCGGCTATGTCGCGACGGGCGCGGCCGGCGCCTTCAAGGCGAGCGGGCCGTCCGACACGCTGATCGACACGATCTATGCGCTGAAGGCCGGGCACCGGCAGAATGCCAGCTTCGTAATGAACCGCAAGACGCAGGCCGCGATCCGCAAGTTCAAGGACGCGGACGGCAACTATCTCTGGCGTCCGCCGGCAACGCCCGGCCAGCCCGCCTCGCTGATGGGCTTTGCCATCGCGGAGGCCGAGGATATGCCGGACGTGGCGGCCGACAGCTTCTCCATCGCCTTCGGTGACTTCCGCGCCGGCTATCTCGTCGTCGACCGCACGGGCGTGCGCGTGCTGCGCGACCCGTATTCCGCCAAGCCCTACGTGCTGTTCTACACGACCAAGCGCGTCGGCGGCGGGGTGCAGAACTTCGAGGCGATCAAGCTGGTGAAGTTCGCGGCAAGCTGA
- a CDS encoding head-tail connector protein: protein MTIAELLPPAGEPITLAEAKAHLRLDTNDEDGLLTALIRTARLHLEAETGLCLITRLLRLYLDGWPEGRVIQIAKGPVQTIELVTVYDAAGAPAEADTAGYVLDGAARPARLVLPERPATERAVNGIEIDFTAGFGESGADVPDTLKRALLLHVAAMFELRGVIAPDDQPGAVPAGYNRLVAPYRLRRL from the coding sequence ATGACCATCGCCGAACTCCTGCCGCCGGCCGGCGAGCCGATCACGCTCGCCGAGGCGAAGGCGCATCTGCGCCTCGACACGAACGACGAGGACGGGCTGCTGACGGCGCTCATCCGCACGGCGCGCCTCCATCTGGAAGCCGAGACGGGGCTCTGCCTCATCACGCGGCTGCTGCGCCTCTATCTCGACGGCTGGCCCGAAGGCAGGGTGATTCAGATTGCCAAGGGGCCGGTGCAAACCATTGAACTGGTGACGGTTTACGATGCCGCCGGCGCACCGGCGGAGGCCGACACGGCGGGCTATGTGCTCGACGGCGCGGCAAGGCCGGCGCGGTTGGTGCTGCCCGAGCGCCCGGCGACGGAACGCGCGGTCAACGGCATCGAGATCGATTTCACGGCCGGCTTCGGCGAAAGCGGCGCGGACGTACCGGACACGCTGAAGCGGGCGCTGCTGCTGCACGTCGCGGCGATGTTCGAGCTGCGCGGCGTGATCGCCCCCGACGACCAGCCGGGGGCGGTGCCCGCGGGCTACAACCGGCTGGTCGCGCCCTATCGCCTCAGGAGGCTGTGA
- a CDS encoding phage head closure protein, with product MARLLDPGSLNVRLMLERPVETPDGQGGATVGFAALATLWARIEPVAARAEEAAGAQRIAVTHRIWLRRRGDLAGGMRLRKGARLFVIHAFRDPDETGRYMLCDCEETRP from the coding sequence ATGGCCAGGCTCCTCGATCCCGGATCGCTCAACGTGCGCCTGATGCTGGAGCGGCCGGTGGAAACGCCGGACGGACAGGGCGGCGCGACGGTGGGCTTTGCCGCGCTTGCGACGCTCTGGGCGCGCATCGAGCCCGTTGCCGCCCGGGCGGAGGAGGCGGCGGGAGCGCAGCGGATCGCGGTGACGCACCGCATCTGGCTGCGCCGGCGGGGCGACCTTGCCGGCGGCATGCGGCTGCGCAAGGGCGCGCGGCTGTTCGTCATCCACGCCTTCCGCGATCCCGACGAGACGGGGCGCTACATGCTCTGCGACTGCGAGGAGACCCGGCCATGA
- a CDS encoding DUF3168 domain-containing protein: MSAASALQKAIFARLSGDAALTALVGANGITDRRLAEPASPLVVIAGIDSTDHSTATEAGEAHMVTLEAWSEAAGHRQAQAIAAAVRAALHDAPLALAGHHLVLLLHRDTRLKRDGKSRFHRAEMRFRAVTEPNE, encoded by the coding sequence ATGAGCGCGGCATCCGCCCTGCAGAAGGCGATCTTCGCCCGGCTTTCCGGCGACGCGGCGCTGACCGCGCTTGTCGGCGCGAACGGCATCACGGACCGCCGGCTCGCCGAGCCGGCCTCGCCGCTGGTGGTGATCGCCGGCATCGACAGCACCGACCATTCGACCGCCACCGAGGCGGGCGAGGCGCACATGGTGACGCTGGAGGCCTGGTCCGAGGCGGCCGGGCACCGGCAGGCGCAGGCGATCGCCGCCGCGGTGCGCGCGGCGCTGCACGATGCGCCGCTGGCGCTGGCCGGCCATCATCTGGTGCTGCTCCTCCATCGCGACACGCGGCTGAAGCGCGACGGCAAATCCCGCTTCCACCGCGCCGAAATGCGGTTCCGGGCGGTGACGGAACCGAACGAGTAA
- a CDS encoding phage major tail protein, TP901-1 family, whose product MVAQKGRDLLLKIDNGSGFVTVAGLRSKKLAFNAALVDVTDAESAGRWRELLGGAGVQRAAVSGSGIFKDQASDALVRTQFFAGTIANWQIVIPDFGTIAGAFQIAALEYSGAHDGEVLFEIALESAGSLTFGAP is encoded by the coding sequence ATGGTAGCACAGAAGGGGCGGGACCTCCTGCTCAAGATCGACAACGGATCGGGCTTCGTGACGGTCGCGGGGCTGCGCTCGAAAAAACTGGCGTTCAATGCCGCGCTCGTCGACGTGACGGATGCCGAATCGGCGGGGCGCTGGCGCGAGCTGCTGGGCGGGGCGGGCGTGCAGCGCGCGGCGGTCTCCGGCAGCGGCATCTTCAAGGACCAGGCGTCCGACGCGCTGGTGCGCACGCAGTTCTTTGCCGGCACGATCGCCAACTGGCAGATCGTGATCCCGGATTTCGGCACGATCGCCGGGGCGTTCCAGATCGCGGCGCTCGAATATTCCGGCGCCCATGACGGCGAGGTGCTGTTCGAGATCGCGCTGGAATCGGCCGGATCGCTCACCTTCGGTGCACCCTGA
- a CDS encoding gene transfer agent family protein, with protein MGARANRHRGEIEADFGGERRVLCLTLGALAELETAFAVDSLEGLAERFSTGRLKADDLIRIIGAGLRGGGNLFGDEEVAAMPVADGLAGFARIAADLLQATFGTGEEARNPR; from the coding sequence ATGGGCGCGCGGGCGAACCGGCATCGCGGCGAGATCGAAGCCGACTTCGGCGGCGAGCGGCGCGTGCTGTGCCTGACGCTCGGGGCGCTCGCCGAGCTGGAGACGGCCTTTGCCGTCGACAGCCTGGAGGGGCTGGCCGAGCGCTTTTCCACCGGCCGACTGAAGGCCGACGACCTCATCCGCATCATCGGCGCGGGCCTGCGCGGCGGCGGCAACCTCTTCGGCGATGAGGAGGTGGCGGCCATGCCGGTGGCCGACGGGCTGGCGGGCTTCGCGCGCATCGCCGCCGACCTGCTGCAGGCGACCTTCGGGACCGGCGAGGAGGCGCGAAACCCTCGGTAG
- a CDS encoding phage tail assembly chaperone: protein MRLPARDFWAMTPRELGFALGLTRPSPAAPGRAALAALIEAYPDKQGDDHAGLE, encoded by the coding sequence ATGCGGCTGCCCGCAAGGGATTTCTGGGCGATGACGCCGCGTGAGCTCGGCTTCGCGCTCGGGCTGACGCGGCCTTCGCCGGCCGCGCCGGGGCGGGCGGCGCTCGCGGCGCTGATCGAGGCCTATCCCGACAAACAAGGAGACGACCATGCCGGACTGGAATGA
- a CDS encoding phage tail tape measure protein, with product MPDWNDPAYPLAGALDDAEQLSAIFEGLEARSRSFGSALTSALKGAVVDGKGLESVLRGLALRMSDIALSVGLKPLEGLLSSGISTLLGGAAAATQGGVTAFAKGGVIPFAKGGVVAAPTYFGMGGDLGLMGEAGAEAILPLRRGPDGALGVTAGGGSGGARIVFNVTTPDAASFRKSEGQIAAMLTRAVGRGQRSL from the coding sequence ATGCCGGACTGGAATGATCCAGCCTATCCGCTGGCCGGCGCGCTCGACGATGCCGAGCAGCTTTCGGCCATCTTCGAGGGCCTGGAGGCGCGCTCGCGCTCCTTCGGCTCGGCACTGACCAGTGCGCTGAAGGGCGCGGTGGTGGATGGCAAAGGGCTGGAAAGCGTGCTGCGCGGACTTGCGCTGCGCATGAGCGACATCGCGCTTTCGGTCGGGCTGAAGCCGCTCGAGGGACTGCTGAGCTCGGGCATTTCCACGCTCCTGGGCGGGGCCGCCGCCGCGACGCAGGGCGGCGTGACGGCCTTTGCGAAGGGAGGCGTCATTCCCTTCGCGAAAGGCGGCGTCGTGGCCGCGCCCACCTATTTCGGCATGGGCGGCGATCTCGGCCTGATGGGCGAGGCGGGAGCGGAGGCGATCCTGCCGCTCAGGCGCGGCCCCGACGGGGCGCTGGGCGTCACCGCCGGCGGCGGCAGCGGCGGCGCGCGCATCGTCTTCAACGTGACGACGCCGGATGCGGCAAGCTTCCGCAAGTCCGAGGGCCAGATCGCGGCCATGCTGACCCGCGCGGTGGGGCGGGGGCAGCGGAGTTTGTGA
- a CDS encoding IS110 family transposase: MQGKVSSKPNAAPVYVGVDVCKEWLDIHLHPLGRDLRLANGKAGLQALKRLLRGLQPASTVMEATGKFHRLAHRSLHESGFPVAIVDPYRARMFARACGHLAKTDRLDARFLAILSQMQQPAPTAPPDKLLETLGELINARCAAAADLAAHKNRLKATDSAFLRQQLGKLVIALQRHIESLDKEIAQRIAEDPELCRRVEILTSVPGVGAVTAHCLVIGLSELGHCNAKQAAMLAGLAPIANDSGARQGQRSISGGRKTPRNALYMAALSACRYNPDMKTFATRLKDNGKQAKVVLTAVMRKLVVLANTLLTQNRCWTPNPP, from the coding sequence ATGCAAGGCAAGGTATCGTCAAAACCAAACGCGGCACCAGTTTATGTCGGTGTCGATGTCTGTAAAGAGTGGCTCGACATTCATTTGCATCCGCTGGGCCGCGACCTCAGGCTCGCCAATGGCAAGGCCGGGCTGCAAGCGCTGAAGCGGCTACTGCGCGGGCTGCAGCCGGCCTCTACCGTGATGGAGGCGACGGGCAAGTTTCACCGACTGGCCCATCGCAGTCTGCATGAGAGCGGCTTTCCGGTCGCTATCGTCGATCCGTATCGCGCCCGCATGTTCGCCAGAGCCTGCGGCCACTTGGCCAAGACCGATCGGCTGGATGCCCGCTTTCTCGCCATTCTCTCGCAAATGCAGCAGCCAGCGCCCACCGCGCCTCCCGACAAGCTTCTGGAAACACTTGGCGAACTGATCAATGCGCGCTGCGCGGCCGCAGCCGATCTGGCGGCGCACAAGAACCGCCTGAAAGCGACGGATAGTGCTTTCCTGCGCCAGCAGCTCGGCAAGCTGGTCATAGCCTTGCAGCGGCATATCGAAAGCTTGGACAAGGAGATCGCCCAGCGCATCGCCGAGGATCCCGAGCTTTGCCGCAGGGTGGAAATCCTGACCTCCGTTCCCGGCGTCGGCGCCGTCACGGCTCATTGCCTGGTCATCGGCCTGAGCGAGTTGGGGCACTGCAATGCCAAGCAGGCGGCCATGCTGGCCGGCTTGGCGCCGATCGCCAACGACAGTGGCGCGCGCCAGGGGCAGCGCTCGATCAGTGGCGGCCGCAAGACGCCGCGCAACGCCCTCTACATGGCGGCGCTGTCGGCCTGCCGCTACAATCCGGATATGAAAACCTTCGCCACACGGCTGAAGGACAACGGAAAGCAGGCCAAGGTCGTTCTCACCGCCGTCATGCGAAAACTCGTCGTCCTCGCCAACACGCTTCTTACCCAAAATCGATGCTGGACGCCAAATCCACCTTGA
- a CDS encoding DUF2460 domain-containing protein produces MAGFHEVRFPLRVALGTSGGPVRRTDIVSLSNGRENRNRRWQDARRRYDAGSGVRSLDDLYAVLAFFEARAGQFHGFRFRDPVDHKSCAPAANVSAGDQFLGAADGVTATFALVKRYADAGGEAVRRIDKPVAETVVVSVAGSLVPAADYTVNGATGTVTFKPGKVPASGAVRAGFEFDVPVRFDADRIDIDLAQFDAGRIPSIPLVEIKP; encoded by the coding sequence ATGGCAGGATTTCATGAGGTCCGGTTTCCGCTGCGGGTGGCGCTCGGCACCAGCGGCGGGCCGGTGCGGCGTACGGATATTGTCAGCCTTTCCAACGGGCGGGAGAACCGCAATCGCCGCTGGCAGGATGCGCGCCGGCGCTACGACGCGGGTTCGGGCGTGCGCTCGCTCGACGACCTCTACGCCGTCCTTGCCTTCTTCGAGGCGCGGGCGGGGCAGTTCCATGGCTTCCGCTTCCGCGATCCGGTGGACCACAAGTCCTGTGCGCCGGCCGCAAACGTCAGTGCCGGGGACCAGTTCCTCGGGGCGGCGGACGGCGTCACCGCGACCTTCGCGCTCGTCAAGCGCTATGCGGATGCCGGCGGCGAGGCGGTGCGCCGGATCGACAAGCCCGTCGCGGAAACGGTCGTCGTCTCCGTCGCGGGCAGCCTCGTGCCGGCGGCCGACTACACGGTGAACGGCGCGACGGGGACCGTGACCTTCAAGCCGGGCAAGGTGCCGGCGTCCGGCGCGGTGCGGGCGGGATTCGAGTTCGACGTGCCGGTGCGCTTCGATGCGGACCGCATCGATATCGATCTCGCGCAGTTCGACGCCGGCCGCATTCCCTCCATTCCGCTTGTGGAGATCAAGCCATGA
- a CDS encoding DUF2163 domain-containing protein produces MRSIPDGLQAHFDGEVTTLCSAWRVTRRDGTVMGFTDHDHDLSFGGLTYLAASGFAASEAEDGNGLSAEGGDVSGGFSADAIRAEDLSAGRYDGAKVEVYTVNWQDPAQRLLLRTAELGEVRREGGLFRVELRRLTHRLDQVRGRIYGRQCDATLGDARCGLNVAVPAYRGTATVSAAPDDMHARVTGLSGFAERFFRHGVLTFTSGAAAGLSADIEDHRTAGGEAELTFWLPVAAGIAAGDTLEVTAGCDKRFSTCKAKFGNGLNFQGFPHMPGSDFSYGYADGGTVHDGSALYE; encoded by the coding sequence ATGAGAAGCATTCCGGACGGGCTCCAGGCCCATTTCGACGGCGAGGTGACGACCTTGTGCAGCGCCTGGCGCGTGACGCGTCGGGACGGCACGGTGATGGGGTTCACCGACCACGACCACGACCTTTCCTTCGGCGGGCTCACCTATCTCGCCGCCTCCGGCTTTGCGGCGAGCGAGGCCGAGGACGGCAACGGGCTTTCCGCCGAGGGCGGGGATGTCTCGGGCGGCTTTTCGGCCGACGCCATCCGCGCCGAGGACCTTTCCGCCGGCCGCTACGACGGGGCGAAGGTCGAGGTCTATACGGTCAACTGGCAGGACCCGGCGCAACGCCTGCTGCTGCGGACCGCCGAGCTTGGCGAGGTGCGGCGCGAGGGCGGGCTTTTCCGCGTGGAGCTGCGGCGCCTGACGCACAGGCTGGACCAGGTGCGCGGGCGCATCTACGGCCGCCAGTGCGACGCGACGCTGGGCGATGCCCGCTGCGGACTGAACGTCGCCGTGCCCGCCTATCGCGGGACCGCCACGGTGAGCGCGGCGCCTGATGACATGCATGCGCGCGTGACCGGCCTTTCCGGCTTTGCCGAGCGCTTCTTCCGCCATGGCGTGCTCACCTTCACGAGCGGAGCGGCGGCCGGGCTTTCGGCCGACATCGAGGATCACCGCACGGCCGGCGGCGAGGCCGAGCTGACCTTCTGGCTGCCGGTGGCCGCCGGGATTGCCGCGGGCGATACGCTGGAGGTGACGGCGGGCTGCGACAAGCGCTTTTCCACCTGTAAGGCGAAGTTCGGCAACGGACTGAATTTCCAGGGGTTTCCGCACATGCCCGGCAGCGACTTCAGCTACGGTTATGCCGATGGCGGGACCGTGCACGACGGGAGCGCGCTCTATGAGTGA
- a CDS encoding NlpC/P60 family protein, with product MSERFGEQVVAVARGFIGTPYRHQGSLKGVGCDCLGLVRGVWRELYGVEPETPAPYAPDWAERTGEERLLDAAMRHCGPALPLAALRPGDLLVFRWRDGVAAKHAGIAAPDDRFIHAYEQAAVIESPLIACWRRRIAGVFRFPEHC from the coding sequence ATGAGTGAGCGTTTCGGCGAACAGGTCGTTGCCGTCGCGCGCGGCTTCATCGGCACACCCTACCGCCACCAGGGCTCGCTGAAGGGCGTCGGCTGCGATTGCCTGGGCCTCGTGCGCGGCGTCTGGCGGGAGCTTTACGGCGTCGAGCCCGAGACGCCGGCGCCCTACGCGCCGGATTGGGCGGAGCGCACCGGCGAGGAACGGCTGCTCGACGCGGCGATGCGCCATTGCGGGCCGGCCCTGCCGCTCGCCGCATTGCGGCCGGGCGATCTCCTCGTCTTCCGCTGGCGGGACGGTGTTGCGGCCAAGCATGCCGGCATCGCCGCGCCGGACGACCGCTTCATCCATGCCTACGAGCAGGCGGCGGTGATCGAATCGCCGCTTATTGCCTGCTGGCGCCGGCGCATCGCCGGCGTCTTCCGTTTTCCGGAGCATTGCTGA